From Bacteroidales bacterium, one genomic window encodes:
- a CDS encoding BamA/TamA family outer membrane protein: MKKIIFLMLFLAFSAAIAAQNIYISDIYISGNKLTRDKIILRELPFKRGMTLSQQELEDQIEKAKQNLLNISLFNYVTITYQPAGSNFITNPDSTSTLKNLPKETSSLQTKDSVSVSAAPSDGATSYTIMISVEERWYLWPLFDVKLEDRNLSSWVKKMDTKRITYDFGAKMDNLWGLGHKVTVQGSIGYEKGISAYYSNLALNKSRTSYLNFYGYALFYKNIDYKTEGDKQQRLKSDHLMQKSEGLKATYIYRPGIRTRHSLSLEYGFSYIRDSVLIANPQYWGVDSRYNRKFILTYSYSLDQRNYIFYPTTGYYIGTSATLTESNNFDFVHWNVSADLQYYKQISDRWFWGSTLKLSTSMMSNASYINDQAIGYENVSLTGYDLYVIDGQHYFTHNNTIRYCILPTKIVQLHILKGWKKINKPHFTIYGTVKFDTGYVWQDHHRENNSLSNTFLFGTGVGIDILTYYDIVVNVGYAINRKGTGGFTFGFKAPIY; the protein is encoded by the coding sequence GTGAAGAAGATTATTTTTTTGATGCTGTTTCTAGCCTTTTCCGCCGCAATTGCAGCTCAAAACATCTACATATCAGATATTTACATAAGCGGCAACAAGCTAACCAGAGACAAGATAATCCTAAGGGAATTACCTTTTAAGAGGGGTATGACGCTTAGCCAGCAGGAACTGGAGGACCAGATAGAAAAGGCAAAGCAAAACCTGCTCAACATCTCTCTATTTAACTATGTTACTATAACATACCAGCCAGCAGGGAGTAATTTTATTACTAATCCCGACAGTACTTCCACCTTAAAGAACCTTCCAAAAGAGACATCTTCTCTGCAAACTAAGGATTCCGTTAGTGTTTCAGCCGCACCATCCGATGGCGCAACATCCTATACTATAATGATTTCCGTAGAAGAGAGATGGTATCTGTGGCCGCTTTTTGACGTAAAATTGGAGGATAGAAATTTGAGTTCATGGGTCAAAAAAATGGACACAAAAAGGATAACTTATGACTTTGGAGCCAAAATGGACAATCTTTGGGGCCTTGGGCACAAAGTCACCGTACAAGGCTCAATTGGATATGAAAAAGGAATCTCCGCATATTACAGTAATCTAGCGCTTAACAAAAGCAGGACGTCTTATTTGAATTTTTACGGATATGCCCTGTTTTATAAAAACATTGATTATAAAACCGAGGGGGATAAGCAGCAAAGGCTTAAGAGCGACCATCTTATGCAAAAATCAGAAGGTTTGAAGGCAACCTATATATACCGCCCGGGAATTAGGACAAGACACTCTTTATCACTTGAATACGGATTTTCATATATTAGAGATTCCGTCTTAATTGCAAATCCTCAATACTGGGGAGTCGACAGCAGGTATAACAGAAAATTTATACTAACATATTCTTATAGCCTGGACCAGAGAAACTATATTTTCTATCCTACAACTGGTTATTACATAGGGACTTCCGCAACACTTACAGAGAGCAATAATTTTGATTTTGTTCATTGGAATGTGAGTGCGGATTTGCAGTACTACAAACAAATATCTGACAGGTGGTTCTGGGGGTCCACGCTAAAGCTCTCCACCTCAATGATGAGCAATGCATCATATATTAATGACCAGGCAATAGGATATGAAAACGTAAGCCTGACCGGATATGACCTCTATGTTATTGACGGCCAGCACTATTTCACACACAATAATACAATCAGATATTGCATTTTGCCAACAAAAATTGTCCAGCTGCATATTCTCAAAGGATGGAAAAAGATAAACAAGCCGCACTTCACAATATATGGAACGGTTAAGTTTGACACAGGATATGTTTGGCAAGACCACCACAGGGAGAATAACTCATTATCAAATACATTTCTTTTTGGTACGGGAGTGGGGATTGATATACTGACTTACTACGATATCGTTGTTAATGTTGGGTACGCAATCAACCGCAAAGGGACAGGCGGATTCACTTTTGGGTTTAAAGCCCCTATCTATTAA
- the coaD gene encoding pantetheine-phosphate adenylyltransferase has protein sequence MKERKAIFPGSFDPFTLGHMDVLDSALKLFDHVTVAVGYNSTKEAAGFFPVATRVKIIEDAIKCYGDRVSLCTYKELTINLCTRLDVHYIVRGLRTTTDFEFEGVVAQANRVLDPKVTTVYIPASHEYSFISSTVVRDILIHHGDASKFLPKGVDIDKYLKERHKIKHPKK, from the coding sequence ATGAAGGAGCGCAAAGCAATTTTTCCCGGTTCTTTTGACCCGTTTACTCTGGGACACATGGATGTCTTGGATTCAGCATTAAAACTATTTGACCATGTGACGGTTGCTGTGGGGTACAATAGCACTAAAGAAGCTGCAGGTTTTTTCCCTGTTGCCACAAGAGTTAAAATCATAGAAGATGCCATAAAATGTTATGGTGACAGAGTTAGTCTGTGTACTTACAAAGAGCTGACTATCAATCTATGTACAAGATTGGACGTACATTATATTGTCAGGGGTTTGCGTACCACTACCGACTTTGAATTTGAGGGAGTTGTAGCACAGGCCAACAGAGTTTTGGATCCTAAGGTCACGACAGTTTATATTCCCGCAAGCCATGAGTACTCTTTCATATCTTCCACAGTTGTAAGAGATATTCTAATACACCACGGAGACGCCTCCAAATTTCTGCCAAAAGGTGTGGATATAGATAAGTATCTTAAAGAGAGACACAAGATTAAACATCCCAAAAAATAA
- the ung gene encoding uracil-DNA glycosylase: protein MDVKIQQEWKDVLEEEFSKDYFKNLVEFLHKEKESGKVIYPPGSLIFNAFNLTPFSQVKVVILGQDPYHNPGQAHGLSFSVPEGVMAPPSLKNIYKEIENDVGISLQGKNGNLEGWAKQGVFLLNAILTVRAGVAASHSRIGWEKFTDAVIQTLSDRKTGLVFMLWGNFARSKKALIDSTKHTVLEAAHPSPLAGGAFFGCRHFSKCNNVLVSEGLSPIDWSK from the coding sequence ATGGACGTAAAAATTCAACAGGAGTGGAAAGATGTTCTTGAGGAGGAATTTAGCAAGGACTATTTCAAAAATCTGGTTGAATTTCTGCATAAAGAAAAAGAGAGCGGGAAGGTAATTTATCCCCCCGGCTCTCTTATTTTTAATGCCTTTAATCTTACCCCTTTCAGCCAGGTCAAAGTTGTAATTCTGGGACAGGACCCGTATCACAATCCCGGCCAGGCTCATGGCTTGAGCTTCTCTGTGCCTGAGGGAGTTATGGCACCTCCATCTTTAAAAAACATTTACAAAGAGATAGAAAATGATGTTGGAATTTCATTGCAAGGAAAGAACGGAAATTTGGAGGGATGGGCAAAACAGGGAGTCTTCTTGCTAAATGCAATTTTGACCGTACGCGCAGGAGTTGCCGCAAGCCACAGCAGAATTGGATGGGAAAAATTTACAGATGCAGTGATTCAAACTCTATCTGATAGAAAAACCGGATTGGTATTCATGTTGTGGGGAAACTTTGCCCGCAGCAAGAAAGCGCTGATAGACAGCACTAAGCACACAGTGCTTGAAGCTGCTCATCCGTCACCTTTGGCAGGCGGAGCATTCTTTGGATGCCGCCATTTTTCAAAGTGTAATAACGTCCTTGTTTCAGAGGGTCTCTCCCCTATTGACTGGAGCAAATAA
- a CDS encoding integration host factor subunit beta — protein sequence MTKADIINEVAKETGMEKVAVQRVIQEFMGSVKDSLAKGKPVYLRGFGSFVVKKRAKKTARNISKNTTLIIPAHNIPAFKPAKVFMSKVKGGRK from the coding sequence ATGACAAAAGCTGATATCATTAATGAAGTTGCAAAGGAAACCGGAATGGAGAAGGTTGCCGTTCAACGTGTAATTCAAGAATTTATGGGAAGCGTTAAAGATTCCCTAGCAAAAGGAAAACCAGTTTATCTTCGCGGATTCGGTTCTTTCGTTGTTAAGAAACGCGCAAAGAAAACTGCTAGAAACATTTCAAAGAATACTACATTAATCATTCCTGCTCACAACATTCCTGCTTTCAAGCCTGCTAAAGTTTTCATGAGCAAGGTTAAAGGCGGAAGAAAGTAA
- a CDS encoding Rne/Rng family ribonuclease, which yields MEKDLIIDVSPAEITIALLEDHRLIELNKEQNNGSSYQVGDVYLGRVKKVMPALNAAFVDIGDNKDAFIHYLDLGLNFKAFDYFAKQVNPNRDLKSLYSSVRIGPILEKEGKIEDVLTPGQSVIVQIVKEPISTKGSRLTAEISIAGRNIVLFPFGQKVSISQKISSKEEKNRLERLVKSILPKNYGVIIRTAAEGKTSAILDPEIHALVQKWESGCKKLSGAKPPKLLFSENSKTTTILRDLLNDSFSSVEVNDETVYNEVRSYVDTIAPQQDKIVRLYTGDEPIMDAFDVTRQIKGAFGKVVPIKQGAYLVIEHTEALNVVDVNSGIRAKKGIDQEENTFEVNMHAADEIARQMRLRDLGGIVIIDFIDMEDNNNKMKLFKHMQDLMQSDRAKHNVLPLTKFGLMQITRQRVRPATEISVNEKCPMCHGTGEIAPSILVDEALERQLAYYVKERKIKSFILKVNPILEAYLSKRKGLFHSIVKDWCKKYSCNIKLQIDNDFTLLQSEWYKENGQMIYDE from the coding sequence ATGGAGAAGGATTTAATCATAGATGTTAGCCCTGCGGAGATAACCATTGCTCTGCTGGAGGATCATAGGCTAATAGAACTCAATAAAGAGCAGAATAACGGCTCTTCTTATCAGGTTGGAGATGTCTATCTGGGAAGAGTTAAAAAGGTGATGCCGGCTCTTAATGCCGCCTTTGTAGATATAGGTGACAATAAGGATGCTTTTATTCACTATCTGGATCTTGGGTTGAATTTTAAAGCCTTTGATTACTTTGCTAAACAGGTTAATCCCAACAGGGATTTGAAATCCCTTTACTCTAGTGTTAGAATAGGACCCATCCTGGAGAAGGAGGGGAAGATAGAAGATGTATTAACGCCGGGGCAATCTGTTATTGTCCAGATAGTTAAAGAGCCCATTTCTACAAAAGGCTCCAGACTTACGGCGGAAATTTCAATTGCCGGGAGAAATATTGTGCTGTTCCCTTTTGGACAAAAGGTGAGCATATCCCAAAAAATTTCTTCCAAGGAGGAAAAGAACCGCTTGGAGCGTCTGGTAAAGAGCATTCTTCCAAAGAATTATGGCGTTATCATCAGAACTGCCGCAGAAGGTAAAACATCGGCAATTCTTGATCCGGAGATTCATGCTCTAGTTCAGAAATGGGAAAGCGGCTGTAAAAAACTGTCGGGAGCTAAGCCTCCCAAGCTGCTGTTTTCAGAGAACAGCAAGACCACCACAATTTTAAGAGACCTTTTAAATGACTCATTCTCAAGCGTTGAGGTTAACGATGAGACTGTTTACAATGAGGTCCGCTCTTATGTAGATACAATTGCTCCGCAACAGGATAAAATTGTAAGGCTATATACCGGAGATGAGCCAATAATGGACGCTTTTGATGTCACAAGACAAATCAAAGGTGCGTTCGGCAAAGTTGTTCCTATTAAGCAAGGTGCATATCTTGTTATAGAACATACTGAGGCTCTGAATGTTGTGGATGTTAATAGCGGTATCAGGGCTAAGAAGGGCATTGACCAGGAGGAGAATACTTTTGAGGTCAACATGCACGCGGCCGATGAGATTGCCAGGCAAATGAGGCTTAGAGATTTGGGCGGCATTGTTATTATTGACTTCATAGATATGGAGGATAATAATAATAAAATGAAGCTGTTCAAGCACATGCAAGACTTAATGCAGAGTGACAGAGCAAAGCATAACGTCCTGCCTCTGACCAAGTTTGGCCTAATGCAGATTACAAGACAGCGTGTAAGGCCGGCAACTGAAATTAGCGTTAACGAGAAGTGTCCTATGTGTCACGGAACCGGAGAAATTGCGCCAAGCATTTTGGTTGATGAAGCTCTGGAGAGACAATTGGCATATTACGTTAAAGAGAGAAAAATCAAATCTTTTATTCTTAAAGTTAACCCAATCCTGGAGGCATACCTTTCTAAGCGTAAGGGTCTGTTCCATAGCATTGTAAAAGACTGGTGCAAAAAATATTCCTGCAACATAAAGCTGCAGATTGATAATGATTTCACCCTTTTGCAATCTGAATGGTACAAAGAAAATGGCCAGATGATTTACGACGAGTAA
- the lon gene encoding endopeptidase La, with the protein MKFSESLLNQLESGDINILPVMNIDGSSKLDKLELPNTLPILALRDAVLFPGTVLPITVGRDKSMKLVRALYKTTKIIGTVTQIDVKKEDPTQIDLYEIGTSAKILKIIEMPDGAVTAVLQGIRRFKLNQIIATDPYLLGTVENLIDTVPDKSDKDAEALSDSIKESALYILKMSPQLPQEAEFAIKNIESFEFLVNFISVSLEDQTVIDKMGMLAEGDVKQRAYKLLALLNKQIEILKIKNDIQQKVKTEIDQQQREYYLNNQLKTIQEELGMDNNNKDLSELKKKAAEKKWPDYAKKEFDKSAARLEKVNPSSPDYNVELNYLEFLVNLPWNETTTDNLDLKHAQKVLDDDHYGLEKVKERILEFLAVLKLRGNMKSPIICLYGPPGTGKTSLGKSVAKALGRKYQRISLGGLHDESEIRGHRKTYIGAMPGRIMQAINRSGSSNPVIVLDEIDKVSSDYHGDPASALLEVLDPEQNATFHDNYLDIDYDLSRVLFITTANNISTIHSALKDRMEMIQLSGYLAEEKYHIAKDYLIPKQIEAHGLKEEQLKFGDGAIEEIIDEYTRESGVRQLDKQIAKVARHNAMKIAMDEKPTDPIEVKDVKEILGLPTNMHDLQKGNEAPGVVTGLAWTEMGGEILFVECSKSEGKGNLTTTGNLGDVMKESATIAYQYLKAHPQLLGMKIADIKKKDLHVHVPEGAIPKDGPSAGITMVSAMASALMGKKIKSGIAMTGEMTLRGRVLPVGGIKEKILAAKRAGIDTIVLSAENERDIKEINAVYVKGLKFHYVKTMDEVLKFIF; encoded by the coding sequence ATGAAATTTTCTGAATCACTACTCAATCAATTGGAGAGCGGAGACATTAATATACTTCCCGTTATGAACATAGACGGGAGTTCCAAACTTGATAAGCTGGAACTTCCTAATACGTTGCCTATCTTGGCATTGAGAGATGCAGTGCTTTTTCCCGGAACAGTATTGCCAATTACCGTTGGAAGAGATAAATCCATGAAACTCGTCCGCGCATTATACAAGACGACAAAAATTATCGGGACAGTTACGCAGATTGATGTTAAGAAAGAAGACCCAACCCAAATAGATTTGTATGAGATTGGCACTTCTGCTAAAATATTGAAAATCATAGAGATGCCTGACGGAGCAGTTACTGCGGTACTCCAAGGTATAAGAAGATTCAAGCTGAACCAGATAATTGCAACTGACCCGTACTTGCTGGGAACTGTCGAGAACTTAATAGATACTGTTCCTGATAAATCCGATAAGGATGCGGAGGCTTTGTCAGACTCTATAAAAGAGTCCGCGCTGTATATTTTGAAGATGAGCCCGCAACTGCCTCAGGAAGCGGAGTTTGCAATCAAAAATATTGAATCATTTGAATTTCTGGTTAATTTTATTTCAGTCAGCCTGGAGGATCAGACGGTTATTGACAAGATGGGAATGCTGGCGGAAGGCGATGTTAAGCAGAGAGCTTATAAACTTCTGGCGCTGCTAAACAAACAAATAGAAATTCTTAAGATTAAGAACGATATTCAGCAAAAGGTCAAGACTGAAATTGACCAGCAGCAGAGAGAGTATTACCTTAATAATCAGCTGAAAACAATCCAGGAAGAACTTGGAATGGATAACAACAACAAGGACCTTTCCGAGCTGAAGAAAAAGGCTGCGGAGAAGAAGTGGCCTGATTATGCAAAGAAGGAATTTGATAAGAGTGCGGCAAGGCTGGAGAAGGTAAATCCCAGTTCCCCCGATTATAATGTTGAATTAAATTATCTGGAATTTTTGGTTAATCTTCCGTGGAATGAAACAACTACGGATAATTTGGATTTGAAGCATGCCCAAAAAGTTCTGGATGATGACCACTACGGATTGGAGAAAGTTAAAGAGAGAATCTTGGAATTCCTTGCAGTTCTTAAGCTTAGAGGAAATATGAAGTCCCCTATTATTTGTCTTTACGGCCCTCCGGGGACAGGCAAAACTTCTTTGGGAAAATCTGTCGCAAAAGCGCTTGGCAGAAAATATCAGAGGATTTCTTTGGGAGGTCTGCATGATGAATCTGAAATAAGAGGTCACCGCAAAACTTATATTGGCGCAATGCCGGGAAGAATAATGCAGGCAATTAACAGGTCCGGTTCTTCCAATCCCGTAATTGTGCTGGATGAGATTGACAAGGTAAGCAGCGATTATCACGGAGACCCTGCTTCCGCTCTGCTGGAAGTTCTTGACCCGGAGCAGAATGCAACATTCCATGATAACTATCTTGATATTGATTATGACCTGTCCAGAGTACTTTTTATCACGACAGCAAATAATATCAGCACCATCCATTCTGCGTTAAAAGATAGAATGGAAATGATACAGCTTTCAGGTTATCTTGCGGAGGAAAAATACCATATCGCAAAGGATTATCTGATTCCTAAACAAATTGAGGCTCACGGACTTAAAGAAGAACAGCTTAAATTTGGAGATGGCGCTATTGAGGAGATTATTGATGAATATACAAGGGAAAGCGGTGTAAGGCAGCTGGATAAGCAGATAGCAAAAGTTGCAAGGCACAATGCAATGAAAATTGCTATGGATGAGAAGCCTACGGATCCGATTGAAGTTAAGGATGTGAAAGAAATTCTTGGACTTCCTACAAATATGCATGATTTGCAAAAGGGAAATGAGGCGCCCGGAGTTGTTACCGGACTTGCCTGGACGGAAATGGGAGGAGAAATTCTTTTTGTTGAGTGCAGCAAAAGCGAAGGCAAGGGAAATCTCACAACCACAGGCAATTTGGGAGATGTAATGAAGGAGTCCGCCACTATTGCATATCAATATTTGAAGGCACATCCTCAACTGCTTGGAATGAAAATAGCAGACATTAAAAAGAAAGATTTGCACGTTCATGTTCCGGAAGGAGCGATTCCAAAAGACGGACCTTCTGCCGGTATCACGATGGTTAGCGCAATGGCTTCCGCTCTTATGGGCAAGAAGATAAAAAGCGGCATCGCAATGACAGGTGAGATGACACTTAGGGGAAGAGTTTTGCCGGTGGGAGGAATCAAAGAAAAAATCCTTGCAGCAAAGCGGGCCGGCATTGACACTATCGTATTAAGTGCTGAAAATGAAAGAGATATAAAGGAGATAAATGCTGTTTACGTAAAGGGGCTTAAGTTCCATTATGTTAAAACAATGGATGAAGTTCTGAAATTTATTTTCTGA